The Natribaculum luteum genome contains the following window.
TACGTAGATTAATTGCCCGCTCGAACGTCGACCGGCGTGAGAACGCAGCCGAACCCATGAAACACCACGAACTCCTCGACGTCGCGACGGTCCGCTCGAGTGCGCTCCTGTTGCGTAACGCGAAATTCTTCGCCCGGAGCGTCGACGCGCCGCCGATCACCGACGTCGCAGCCGGAACGCGAGTTCGCGTCGACGACGTCAGCAGCGCAGGCGTCCAGGAGGTTGTCGTCGAGACGCCCGTCGGCGAGTTCGAGGCCGCCTACCTCCCCTGGCAGTGGCGCGGCACGGAGTACCCGACGCTCCTCTACCACCACGGCAGCGGCGAGCGGCCGTTCGACTTCGGCCGGTTCAGTTCGAACTCGTTTCGACGGCTGTTCGTCTCGAGCGATCGGGAGGTTCCGGCAAACGTCGTCGCCGTCCGCGCACCGTTTCACGATCGCTCGAGCGTCGAGTACGCCCGGGCGATGGGCGACCTCGAGAACTTCGTCGGGATGCTCGCCGCCTCGGTTGGACTGCTCGAGGCGCTGGCCGAACGGGTCCGCGAGCAGGGCAGCCCGGGCGTCGTCGCGTCCGGGATCAGCCTCGGCGGCTGGGCGGTGAACATCCACCGGGCCTGCGTCGGGGGCCTCGAACGTTACGCGCCGATATTCGCGGGGGCCGCCCTGGGCGAGATGTTCGTCTCGTCGGTCTACCGCAAAATGACCGGGGAACGGGCGCGGGCGAACCCGGATCGGCTGCGGAACGTGCTGGACTTCGAGGGGGCGTTCGCGGCTGGCGACGCCGACGACTGCTCGCCGCTTTTGGCCCGCTACGACCGGATCATCGAGTTCGAGCGTCAGCGAGGGATCTACGACGACCACCCGATGGCGGTGATCGAGAAGGGCCACGTCACGGGATCGCTCGCGACGGAGACGCTCCGGGGGCACGTCCTCGAGGCGATCCGTCGAACCTGATACTGCTGGACAAAACGGGTCACACACTGATCGCACGTGAGACGCTGTCGCCGGTGGCGATACACTCGAGTCGCGATCGGGTGTGTACTGACTGTTGTCCAGGAGTACGACCGCCGCTCACGCGACAGAACTATTGACACCCCGAACCAAGGCGGGATAGCACCGCAATCGAACGACGCCACACCGACGCGTCGCACTCGAGGACCACCCATGACGGACGAACCGAACGCCCCGGCCGACGAGACGGAGATTCACCAGCTAGACGAGGACACCGTCGCCCGCATCGCCGCAGGCGAGGTCGTCGAGCGGCCAGCCTCGGCGGTCAAGGAACTCGTCGAGAACAGCTTAGACGCCGACGCCTCGAGCATCGACGTCACGGTCGAAGCGGGCGGTACGGAACTGATCCGGGTCGCCGACGACGGCCACGGGATGACCGAGGCCGACGTCCGCGCGGCCGTCCGCCAGCACACGACGAGCAAGATCGACGGCCTCGAGGACATCGAGTCGGGCGTCACGACGCTCGGCTTCCGAGGCGAGGCGCTACACACCATCGGCTCCGTCTCGCGGCTGACGATCCGGTCCCGGCCGCGAGACGGCGACGGGGCGGGGACGGAACTCGTCTACGAGGGCGGCGAGGTGACGAGCGTCGAGCCGACGGGCTGTCCGGAGGGGACCACGGTCGAGGTCGCGGACCTCTTTTACAACACGCCCGCCCGCCGGAAGTTCCTCAAGACCACGGCGACGGAGTTCGCCCACGTCAACCGCGTCGTCACGCGGTACGCGCTCGCGAACCCCGACGTCGCCGTCTCGCTCACCCACGACGGCCGGGAGGTGTTCGCGACGACGGGACAGGGCGACCTGCAGGCGGCCGTCCTCTCCGTCTACGGTCGCGAGGTCGCCCGGGCGATGATCCCCGTCGACGCCGACGGCGACGACCTCCCGCCGGGTCCACTCGAGTCGGTCTCCGGACTCGTCTCCCACCCAGAGACCAACCGCTCGAGTCGCGAGTACCTCGCGACGTACGTCAACAGCCGGGCAGTCAGCTCCGATCCGATCCGCGAGGGGATCATGGGGGCCTACGGCAACCAGCTGGGCGGCGACCGCTACCCGTTCGTCGTCGCATTTCTGGAGGCCCCGGGCGACGCCGTCGACGTGAACGTCCACCCGCGCAAGCGCGAGGTCAGGTTCGACGACGACGACGCCGTCCGTCGCCAGGTCGACGCGGCGGTGGAGGCGGCGTTGCTCGAGCACGGTCTGTTGCGCTCGCGAGCGCCGCGGGGCCGGTCGGCACCCGGCGAGGCCCGGATCGAACCCGGCGGGGGGGACGCAGACGAGCGCCGACGGCCGACCGCCGGGAGGGAATCGACGCTCGAGCGCGACGCGGCCGACGCGTCGACGACGAACGAAACGGGTCCCGACAGTGCCACGAGTCGCACGACGCCGACCGACGACGAGCGGTCGACGACGTCAGACGACGGAGCGGCGGACGCCGAGACGGCGACCGCCGCCGACTCGAGTCCCGACGGGACGGCCGCCTCGAGCGGGTCGACGTCGACGGCGGAACCGCCGGAACGCGAGACGGCCCGAGAGTCGGACTCGAGTTCCGAGAGGCCGATCCACGGTCGAGAAGCGCCCGACCGGGGAGGCGTCGGCGCTCCCGCCGCACACAGCGAGCGCGAGACCGACCGCAAGTTCACTGCGGCGACCGAACAGCGAACCCTCGAGGGCGAGGCTGCGACGGGCGACGGGACACGCTTCGACTCGCTGCCGCCGCTTCGCGTCCTCGGGCAACTGCACGACACCTACGTCGTCTGCGAGACGCCCGACGGCCTGGCGCTGATCGACCAGCACGCCGCCGACGAGCGCGTGAACTACGAGCGGCTCCGGGACGCGTTCGCGAGCGATTCCACGGCGCAGGCGCTCGCCTCCCCGGTCGAACTCGAACTCACCGCCGCCGAGGCGGAGGCGTTCGAGGGCTACCGCGAGGCGCTCTCGAGGCTCGGCTTCTACGCCGACCGGGTCGACGAACGCACCGTGGCGGTGACGACGGTGCCGGCCGTCGTAGAGGAGACACTCGAACCGGATCGACTCCGCGACGTCCTCGCGTCGTTCGTCGAGGGTGACCGCGAGTCGGGTGCCGAAACGGTCGACGCGCTCGCCGACGAGTTCCTCGCGGATCTCGCGTGTTACCCCTCGATCACGGGCAACACGTCGCTGACGGAGGGGTCGGTCGTCGACCTCCTGGCCGCCCTCGACGACTGCGAGAACCCCTACTCCTGTCCGCACGGCCGGCCGGTGATCGTCCGACTCGACGAACGCGAACTCGAGGAGCGGTTCGAGCGCGACTATCCCGGACACGGGTGACTCGAGGCGAGCGAGACCGCGAGGGTTCGCTCGATCGCCGAAGAACGGTCTCGTGTGGGCGAACAAACGGTTATCCCCACAGCCAGCGGAGAACGGCGGTAAGGAGCCCGACTATGACTCGATCCGGACTCACGCCGCAGATGCAAAAACAGCGAGCAGCCCTGGACGCGATTCCACCGGTAGAACGTTCGGTCGAGAACGGCGTCTTGCGCGTGACACGGCGGTTTCGTGGCCTGACGCTGGAGCAGGCGATGGGCTATCTCGAGAACCTCGGCGGCGAACGAGCCAGTGATACCGAGATCGCCGGAGACGAGTGGCGGGCCCGACTCTCGGCACGGAAGGTCCCCGTGGGGCCGTCGTACCGGCTCACCGAAGTCACGGTGAGGTGGACGGGC
Protein-coding sequences here:
- the mutL gene encoding DNA mismatch repair endonuclease MutL translates to MTDEPNAPADETEIHQLDEDTVARIAAGEVVERPASAVKELVENSLDADASSIDVTVEAGGTELIRVADDGHGMTEADVRAAVRQHTTSKIDGLEDIESGVTTLGFRGEALHTIGSVSRLTIRSRPRDGDGAGTELVYEGGEVTSVEPTGCPEGTTVEVADLFYNTPARRKFLKTTATEFAHVNRVVTRYALANPDVAVSLTHDGREVFATTGQGDLQAAVLSVYGREVARAMIPVDADGDDLPPGPLESVSGLVSHPETNRSSREYLATYVNSRAVSSDPIREGIMGAYGNQLGGDRYPFVVAFLEAPGDAVDVNVHPRKREVRFDDDDAVRRQVDAAVEAALLEHGLLRSRAPRGRSAPGEARIEPGGGDADERRRPTAGRESTLERDAADASTTNETGPDSATSRTTPTDDERSTTSDDGAADAETATAADSSPDGTAASSGSTSTAEPPERETARESDSSSERPIHGREAPDRGGVGAPAAHSERETDRKFTAATEQRTLEGEAATGDGTRFDSLPPLRVLGQLHDTYVVCETPDGLALIDQHAADERVNYERLRDAFASDSTAQALASPVELELTAAEAEAFEGYREALSRLGFYADRVDERTVAVTTVPAVVEETLEPDRLRDVLASFVEGDRESGAETVDALADEFLADLACYPSITGNTSLTEGSVVDLLAALDDCENPYSCPHGRPVIVRLDERELEERFERDYPGHG